A genome region from Blautia coccoides includes the following:
- a CDS encoding sensor domain-containing diguanylate cyclase has product MTKKRKHTRAELTLCVFVVLAVFLAVVVMYYNQKTNLRVNREIHATLESYAQQQADYVGTVLTGQFNSLGAFASYLGQAGIEDTDTFLSAANAIRQTQEFYRITMADPDGNGMTDDGIQKNIKDLKEFREALQGEQTISEPFISSMEDGYLCVLLAVPIKNPQGEITGVLCGSYTAEQFGTLFLHDIFKRNDASVLINGKGEVIVASKDGRITVGDKSQENVFEKTQKEAFLDGHSVEDMKQAARDGKKMVSLLQEKSQQYYVTQTPFGYNGWTLLSAMKRSEVDSSYSFVRAYSVRLNIAFAASFLLSFLLLFYLFRTERKILKAQTRKLMEEKEKLEVSEERFRLLARDSDVLVFEINYLEHTLEFNENFEKILGIKPDYQSFLDGKWVYPDDVTSFSRILPQSSSKKGVMTRNIRFCNSAGVYIWFSLLTSIFADDRGRVVRILGKMMNIDESMREKEALRLRAETDSMTGLYNKMATEELITHALRKYRGSVCALLVVDMDNLKRINDTLGHAQGDRAIVRFADVLHRTFRSTDIVGRIGGDEFMVFLINVQRNQQLTMILDAIVKKWETLYTGEKEDYPVHGSMGAVMTEGCENFQELYRRADIALYKAKRSGKGGYAVYVPEMEET; this is encoded by the coding sequence ATGACGAAAAAAAGGAAACATACCCGGGCAGAGCTGACGCTGTGTGTGTTTGTTGTATTGGCAGTTTTTCTTGCAGTGGTAGTGATGTATTATAATCAGAAGACAAATCTCCGAGTGAACAGAGAGATTCACGCAACTCTGGAGAGCTATGCGCAGCAGCAGGCGGATTATGTGGGGACTGTGCTTACAGGCCAGTTTAATTCCCTTGGTGCTTTTGCAAGCTATCTGGGACAGGCGGGAATAGAGGACACAGATACCTTTCTGAGCGCAGCCAATGCCATCAGGCAGACTCAGGAATTTTACCGCATTACCATGGCCGATCCGGATGGCAATGGAATGACGGATGATGGTATTCAGAAGAATATCAAAGACTTGAAGGAATTTAGGGAAGCGCTGCAGGGGGAACAGACCATATCAGAGCCGTTTATATCCAGTATGGAAGACGGATATCTGTGTGTTCTTCTGGCTGTTCCCATTAAAAATCCCCAGGGAGAGATCACGGGAGTGCTCTGCGGATCTTATACGGCAGAGCAGTTCGGAACCTTGTTTCTGCATGATATTTTTAAGCGGAACGATGCCAGTGTGCTCATCAATGGGAAGGGTGAGGTCATAGTGGCGTCAAAAGACGGACGGATCACGGTAGGGGATAAGAGCCAGGAGAATGTATTTGAGAAGACACAGAAGGAAGCTTTTCTGGATGGGCATTCCGTAGAGGATATGAAACAGGCAGCCCGGGACGGAAAAAAAATGGTCTCCCTGCTTCAGGAAAAATCGCAGCAGTATTATGTGACCCAGACCCCGTTTGGATATAACGGGTGGACGCTTTTGTCTGCCATGAAGCGAAGTGAGGTGGATTCCTCCTATTCATTTGTGAGAGCCTATTCAGTAAGGCTGAATATTGCATTTGCAGCTTCTTTTTTACTGAGCTTTTTACTTTTGTTTTATCTCTTCAGGACAGAGAGAAAGATTTTAAAGGCACAGACTCGGAAGCTTATGGAGGAAAAAGAAAAGCTGGAGGTCTCTGAGGAGAGATTCAGGCTTTTGGCCAGAGATTCGGATGTGTTGGTATTCGAGATCAATTATCTGGAACACACACTGGAATTCAATGAAAACTTTGAAAAGATACTGGGTATAAAACCGGATTACCAGTCTTTTTTAGACGGGAAATGGGTATATCCTGATGATGTGACCTCGTTTTCCAGGATACTGCCCCAGTCCAGCAGCAAAAAGGGTGTTATGACCCGGAATATACGTTTCTGCAATTCTGCCGGTGTCTATATCTGGTTTTCACTCCTTACCAGTATTTTTGCGGATGACAGGGGAAGAGTCGTGCGTATTCTGGGAAAGATGATGAATATTGATGAAAGTATGAGGGAGAAAGAGGCTCTCAGACTGCGTGCCGAGACAGATTCCATGACAGGACTCTATAATAAAATGGCCACAGAGGAACTGATCACCCATGCCCTCAGAAAATACAGGGGCAGTGTCTGCGCGCTTCTCGTTGTGGATATGGACAACCTGAAACGGATCAATGATACACTTGGACATGCCCAGGGAGACCGAGCGATTGTCCGCTTTGCGGATGTTCTGCACCGGACATTCCGCTCTACGGATATTGTGGGCAGGATCGGCGGAGATGAATTTATGGTGTTTCTCATTAACGTTCAGAGGAATCAGCAGCTAACCATGATCCTGGACGCAATTGTAAAGAAATGGGAAACCCTCTATACAGGTGAAAAAGAGGACTACCCGGTGCACGGGAGTATGGGAGCGGTCATGACAGAAGGCTGCGAGAATTTCCAAGAGCTGTACCGCAGAGCTGATATTGCTCTTTATAAAGCAAAAAGGAGTGGAAAAGGCGGGTATGCCGTCTATGTTCCTGAGATGGAAGAAACATAA
- a CDS encoding RluA family pseudouridine synthase, giving the protein MEKIWSKTAGRDCTLSDFLLHDMGLTKRQIKQAKFRENGICVGGVKARITYALKAGERVDVKLEEQHTASPQLVPTQGKLDILYEDEDLLCVNKPSGLVVHPSHGHYTDSLSNMLAYYFQKRGEHVRIRSIGRLDKDTSGIVVFAKNQAAAGRLAEQKQQGKFRKEYLAIVEGCPEKDEGIIRGKIDKMQGELMKMCVSPQGKTAVTRYQVLKRMENSSLVKLSLSSGRTHQIRVHMAWTGHPLLGDSLYGGSMEKIRRAALHAFCVTLFQPFTGEKIRVQAPLPGDMQKCLEAERSEIR; this is encoded by the coding sequence ATGGAAAAGATATGGAGTAAAACAGCAGGAAGGGACTGTACGCTTTCAGACTTTCTGCTTCACGATATGGGTCTTACAAAACGGCAGATAAAACAGGCAAAGTTCAGGGAGAACGGAATCTGTGTGGGCGGCGTGAAAGCGAGGATCACATATGCCTTGAAAGCGGGAGAGAGGGTGGATGTAAAACTGGAGGAGCAGCACACTGCCTCCCCGCAACTTGTGCCGACACAGGGAAAACTGGATATTTTATACGAGGATGAAGATCTGCTTTGTGTAAACAAACCATCAGGTCTGGTGGTGCACCCTTCCCACGGGCATTACACGGATTCCTTATCCAATATGCTGGCCTATTATTTTCAAAAAAGAGGGGAGCATGTCAGGATCCGGAGTATAGGGCGGCTTGATAAGGACACCTCAGGTATTGTGGTTTTTGCCAAGAATCAGGCTGCAGCGGGAAGACTGGCAGAACAGAAACAGCAGGGGAAATTCAGGAAAGAATACCTGGCTATCGTGGAGGGCTGTCCCGAAAAAGATGAGGGGATCATCCGGGGGAAGATAGACAAAATGCAGGGGGAACTGATGAAGATGTGTGTGTCCCCCCAGGGTAAAACTGCTGTAACCAGGTATCAGGTTCTTAAAAGAATGGAGAATAGTTCCCTGGTAAAGCTCAGTCTTTCTTCAGGGAGGACGCATCAGATCCGGGTGCATATGGCATGGACCGGTCATCCTCTTTTGGGGGATAGTCTGTACGGAGGCAGTATGGAGAAAATCAGGCGGGCTGCCCTGCACGCATTTTGTGTCACCCTTTTTCAGCCCTTTACAGGAGAGAAGATACGGGTACAGGCGCCGCTTCCCGGGGATATGCAGAAGTGCCTTGAAGCAGAGAGGAGTGAGATAAGATGA
- a CDS encoding PucR family transcriptional regulator has product MSITVEDLLKLPSLGDAWVAAGRSGLKKVVTSISVLEYADPQMLNDDLFPGDFYGGEITITGFINAREDVPLQLATIRRLYEGGEVGLILYYVGIFLKSIAPEVISLADELGFVLICMPENRMDLRYSEVITEVMHAIISEQKRDTYLVGEMLERFGYLPESQRTVEAVVRMLSDRLRCSLFLVDGSFRPVNLAVWPQAGKSSLEELEQFYHGEAPESSKEMERLPSGRWVFCAPVRDADNAGLTLFLVREDQKLHAQLCLQAAEAVRLFIGVWSRGYGNVGIGELLKAILNDEPVKMRRLAEIFRIDVTSIHHMLLLLPGKRNGQKENRSLEKEVRHASTFLDQYYDICISGIHQGLGVVFTGRERTKTEQEQILEGFYEEADKDILFISCPGLENTAQVRSAFLLCTEYAEEARCIYPCRHILTGSELEFADACRQTLEAGEKAILEKTACLKGLEEQDQELYKTLETFLLDADSNIARTAELLYVHKNTIKYRVGKLHEFFRYRIQKMPEAGRLYEAAAVLRLFRDSALSKRTKDSEKV; this is encoded by the coding sequence ATGAGTATCACAGTTGAAGATCTGCTGAAGCTTCCCTCCCTTGGAGACGCCTGGGTGGCAGCGGGGAGATCAGGGCTTAAAAAAGTAGTCACATCCATATCTGTTCTGGAATATGCGGATCCCCAGATGTTAAACGACGATCTGTTCCCCGGTGATTTTTACGGAGGGGAGATTACCATAACGGGATTTATCAATGCAAGGGAGGATGTGCCCCTGCAGCTTGCCACCATACGCAGACTCTATGAGGGCGGGGAAGTGGGTCTGATCCTGTACTATGTGGGAATCTTTTTAAAGAGCATTGCCCCGGAAGTCATATCCCTTGCGGATGAATTGGGCTTTGTCCTTATCTGTATGCCTGAAAACCGTATGGACCTGCGCTATAGTGAGGTGATCACAGAGGTTATGCATGCCATAATCAGTGAGCAGAAGCGGGATACCTATCTGGTGGGGGAGATGCTGGAGCGGTTCGGCTACCTTCCCGAGAGCCAGAGAACCGTGGAGGCTGTGGTCAGGATGCTGAGTGACAGGCTGCGCTGTTCCCTTTTTCTGGTTGACGGCAGCTTCCGTCCTGTGAATCTGGCCGTGTGGCCCCAGGCGGGAAAATCCTCCCTGGAGGAACTGGAGCAGTTTTACCACGGGGAGGCTCCGGAGTCGTCAAAGGAGATGGAACGTCTTCCCTCCGGGCGCTGGGTGTTCTGCGCGCCGGTTAGGGACGCTGACAATGCGGGACTTACCCTGTTTCTTGTCCGTGAGGACCAAAAGCTCCATGCCCAGCTCTGCCTGCAGGCCGCTGAGGCGGTAAGGCTGTTCATCGGTGTCTGGAGCAGGGGATACGGCAATGTGGGAATCGGGGAGCTTTTGAAGGCAATCTTAAATGACGAACCGGTGAAAATGCGCAGGCTTGCGGAAATCTTCCGGATCGATGTAACATCCATTCATCATATGCTCCTTCTGCTGCCGGGAAAAAGAAACGGACAGAAGGAGAACAGAAGCCTGGAAAAAGAGGTGAGGCACGCCAGTACATTTCTGGATCAGTATTACGATATCTGCATATCGGGCATCCATCAGGGGCTGGGAGTTGTCTTTACCGGCCGGGAACGCACAAAAACGGAACAGGAACAGATCCTGGAGGGATTCTATGAGGAGGCGGATAAAGATATCCTTTTCATAAGCTGTCCGGGACTTGAAAATACGGCACAGGTGCGCAGCGCCTTTCTCCTCTGTACGGAATACGCGGAGGAGGCCAGATGTATCTATCCCTGCCGCCATATTCTGACGGGAAGTGAACTGGAGTTTGCAGATGCCTGCAGACAAACCCTGGAAGCAGGGGAAAAAGCGATCCTGGAAAAGACAGCCTGTCTCAAAGGGCTGGAGGAGCAGGATCAAGAGCTGTACAAGACCCTGGAAACCTTCCTTTTGGACGCGGACAGCAATATTGCCCGCACCGCAGAGCTTCTGTATGTACATAAAAATACGATCAAATACCGGGTGGGAAAGCTCCATGAGTTTTTCCGATACAGGATACAAAAAATGCCGGAGGCCGGGCGTCTCTATGAAGCCGCGGCTGTTCTCCGCCTGTTCAGAGACTCAGCTTTGTCCAAAAGGACAAAAGACAGTGAAAAAGTTTAA
- the fliB gene encoding flagellin lysine-N-methylase, which yields MRYVKPGYYDKFVCIAGECPATCCAGWQIVIDEESLQKYGNVKGDFGRRLRNSIDWMEESFYQYDKRCAFLNRENLCDLYTELGPQGLCTTCRMYPRHVEEFEDLRELSLTLSCPEAARMILSCRDKAEFITWETEEEDDFEDFDFLLFTQLEDARDVIFEILTDRKKDLRARTQEALSLAEEFQACIDREEFYAIDEVIGKYPHPSGAEKKKESRYTRKKREFSVFQKLEQLRDEWGGLLAEAWEDLYEIEEEHYMELCGEFERTYGYESSRRGEWECMGEQLMVFFVYTYFCGAVYDDAVYSKMALAVFSTEWIQEFVMLIWLKNGKKIGFEDMVETAYRYAREVEHSDLNLEVLERWLEKNKRER from the coding sequence ATGAGATATGTAAAACCCGGCTATTATGACAAGTTTGTCTGTATTGCCGGCGAATGCCCGGCCACCTGCTGTGCCGGATGGCAGATTGTGATCGACGAGGAATCACTGCAGAAGTATGGAAATGTAAAGGGGGATTTCGGCAGAAGACTGAGAAATTCCATTGATTGGATGGAAGAGAGCTTTTATCAGTATGACAAAAGATGTGCGTTTCTGAACCGGGAAAATCTCTGCGACCTTTATACAGAGCTGGGACCCCAGGGGCTCTGTACTACCTGCAGAATGTATCCGCGGCATGTGGAGGAGTTTGAGGATCTGCGGGAGCTTTCCCTTACCCTCTCCTGCCCGGAGGCTGCCAGGATGATCCTGTCGTGCAGGGATAAGGCGGAGTTTATCACATGGGAGACAGAGGAGGAAGATGACTTTGAAGACTTTGATTTCCTTCTCTTTACCCAGTTGGAGGATGCCCGGGATGTGATATTTGAAATTCTAACAGACAGAAAGAAGGATTTGAGGGCCAGAACGCAGGAGGCGCTTTCTCTGGCAGAGGAATTCCAGGCGTGTATAGACCGGGAGGAATTTTACGCCATAGATGAAGTGATCGGAAAATACCCGCATCCATCCGGGGCAGAGAAGAAAAAAGAGAGCCGGTATACCAGGAAAAAACGGGAATTTTCTGTGTTTCAAAAACTGGAACAGCTCAGAGATGAATGGGGCGGTTTACTTGCAGAGGCCTGGGAAGATCTCTATGAAATCGAAGAAGAGCATTATATGGAGCTGTGCGGGGAATTTGAGCGCACATACGGATATGAAAGCAGCAGACGCGGAGAATGGGAGTGTATGGGGGAACAGCTCATGGTGTTTTTTGTATACACCTATTTCTGCGGAGCAGTGTATGACGACGCGGTCTATTCTAAAATGGCTTTGGCTGTTTTTTCAACAGAATGGATCCAGGAATTTGTCATGCTGATATGGCTGAAGAATGGGAAGAAGATAGGGTTTGAGGATATGGTGGAGACAGCTTACCGCTACGCCAGGGAAGTGGAGCATTCAGATTTGAACCTGGAAGTGCTGGAGCGGTGGCTGGAGAAAAATAAAAGGGAGAGATAA
- a CDS encoding DUF917 domain-containing protein, with amino-acid sequence MRKIGLEEIEDIALGAALLGAGGGGDPYIGKLVAMGAVRECGPVTLLDPEEVPDDALIVPIAMMGAPTILGEKGIGGNEYRVLYDMVSKFFGKEVYAFMPIEAGGVNSMLPIAASARIGLPMVDADGMGRAFPELQMVTFTMGGMSASPMALTDEKGNSAIFNTITNKWTEELARSVTMSCGGSVSVALYCMSGAELKKYAVKNIVTRSQKLGQVIRSVKEMEEGTPEENFLKLSEGFKLFKGKIGDVLRETRGAFNFGKVCLEGIGEYKGRQAYVEFQNENLTAVVDGEILATVPDLICLVDTETFVPVTTDALKYGKRIMLVGLKCFEMWRSQAGLDLVGPRYFGCDTDYIPLEERCKGGRTDV; translated from the coding sequence TTGAGGAAGATAGGATTAGAAGAAATTGAAGATATCGCCTTGGGAGCTGCCCTTTTGGGTGCGGGTGGGGGCGGAGACCCTTATATTGGCAAGCTGGTGGCTATGGGAGCTGTCAGGGAATGCGGTCCGGTCACACTTCTGGACCCGGAGGAAGTGCCGGATGATGCACTTATAGTGCCTATCGCCATGATGGGCGCGCCTACGATTTTGGGGGAGAAGGGAATCGGAGGAAATGAGTACCGGGTGCTCTATGACATGGTCTCCAAGTTTTTTGGAAAAGAGGTCTATGCCTTTATGCCCATTGAGGCGGGCGGTGTGAACAGTATGCTCCCCATCGCGGCATCTGCCAGGATAGGACTTCCCATGGTGGACGCGGATGGCATGGGGCGGGCCTTTCCTGAACTGCAGATGGTGACATTTACCATGGGCGGCATGAGTGCAAGCCCTATGGCTCTCACAGATGAGAAGGGCAATTCCGCCATATTCAACACCATAACTAATAAATGGACAGAGGAACTGGCCAGATCAGTGACTATGAGCTGCGGCGGCTCTGTTTCTGTGGCGCTGTACTGTATGAGCGGTGCGGAGCTGAAGAAATACGCTGTGAAAAATATTGTCACCAGGAGCCAGAAGCTGGGTCAAGTGATCCGCAGTGTCAAAGAGATGGAGGAGGGAACACCGGAAGAAAATTTCCTGAAGCTTTCAGAGGGATTTAAGCTCTTTAAAGGAAAAATCGGTGATGTGCTCCGGGAGACCAGAGGGGCATTTAATTTCGGAAAAGTATGTCTGGAGGGCATTGGGGAATATAAAGGAAGACAGGCCTATGTGGAATTTCAGAATGAAAATCTGACCGCAGTGGTGGATGGAGAAATTTTAGCCACTGTGCCGGATCTTATCTGTCTTGTGGATACGGAAACCTTTGTTCCGGTCACCACGGATGCTCTCAAATACGGCAAGAGGATCATGCTGGTGGGGCTGAAATGCTTTGAGATGTGGAGAAGCCAGGCAGGACTGGATCTGGTGGGACCACGGTATTTTGGCTGTGATACGGATTATATTCCGCTGGAAGAACGCTGCAAAGGAGGACGTACAGATGTATAA
- a CDS encoding tRNA dihydrouridine synthase — MKFYLAPMEGITGYIYRNALYSCYNNIDKYFTPFIMPNQNRCFNTRELNDVLPEHNRGMYTVPQILTNSAEDFVKTALAVQRMGYDEVNLNLGCPSRTVVTKMRGAGFLAEQQLLRKFLDEIFDKLDMKLSIKTRIGMEDPEEFYELIEIYNRYPMEELIIHPRLQTDYYKNKPNLDVFADALSLSRNKVCYNGDIFTREEYRTFTAGFPQVEAVMLGRGILTDPDLIGHITRDTVLDKEMFEKFHNILCEEYEKVMSGDRNVLFKMKELWFYMIHLFPDSAKYAKKIKKAQHLKEYRAAVDALLRDRELQMPGRNEG, encoded by the coding sequence ATGAAATTTTATCTGGCGCCAATGGAGGGAATTACCGGATATATTTACCGCAATGCTCTGTATTCATGTTATAATAATATAGATAAATATTTTACCCCGTTTATCATGCCGAATCAGAACCGCTGTTTTAATACCAGGGAGCTGAATGATGTCCTTCCTGAGCATAACAGGGGAATGTACACAGTGCCTCAGATCCTCACGAACAGTGCGGAAGATTTTGTGAAGACAGCCCTTGCGGTTCAAAGGATGGGATATGATGAGGTCAACTTGAATCTGGGATGTCCGTCCCGGACTGTTGTGACGAAAATGAGAGGCGCGGGATTTTTGGCAGAACAGCAGCTGTTGAGAAAATTTCTGGATGAGATTTTTGACAAGCTGGATATGAAACTTTCAATAAAGACCAGGATTGGGATGGAGGATCCGGAGGAGTTTTATGAGCTGATAGAGATTTACAACAGATATCCCATGGAGGAACTGATCATCCATCCGAGACTCCAGACGGATTACTATAAAAACAAACCGAATTTGGATGTTTTTGCAGATGCCCTGTCTCTGAGCAGGAACAAGGTCTGCTACAACGGGGATATTTTTACAAGGGAAGAGTACCGGACATTTACGGCCGGGTTCCCCCAGGTGGAGGCAGTGATGCTGGGCAGAGGGATACTGACAGACCCGGACCTTATAGGGCATATCACCAGGGATACTGTTTTGGATAAAGAGATGTTTGAGAAATTCCACAATATACTCTGCGAAGAATACGAGAAAGTTATGTCAGGAGACAGAAATGTACTGTTTAAAATGAAAGAACTCTGGTTTTACATGATACATCTGTTTCCCGACAGCGCTAAATACGCAAAGAAAATAAAAAAAGCACAGCATCTGAAGGAATACAGGGCAGCAGTGGATGCCCTGCTTCGTGACAGAGAACTACAGATGCCGGGCAGAAATGAGGGATGA
- a CDS encoding ATP-dependent nuclease — MQISSLHIKNFKYIRDMEIRDIENALILVGKNNTGKTSVLDAVRAVNGSYQVRESDFNEKKQRIEISMTLSISREDLQMLHHHGRVSVYRRYTAWYEDFCKKLPSYQNGSLTFTYTVNVLGQERLSDGHEKHNKYIRQVLPQIYYIGTDRRLEHLQKDLLAFEEDEQLKRMRSDVCLFESSKHCSRCFQCIGLIDQKRPEELTAFETAKLLEYKLCQMNLTDFARQVNASFHRNGGFDEIRYTMRCNIDEMCSVTAEAYNTKRRTATPVEHMGEGMRSIYMLSLLEAYTQDNNRIPSVILVKDPETFLHPELQKKAGEILYRLSKKNQILFSTHSPDMIFNFSSHQIRQVVLDEQYYTILRERTDMNRILDDLGFNASDLLNVSFVFIVEGKQDKSRLPLLLRKYYSEITAPDGSLFRIAIITTNSCTNIKTYANLKYMNQIYLRDQFLMIRDGDGKSRSELASQLCRYYEARNLEDVDHLPRVAPKNVLILKYYSFENYFLNPSVMVQIGVLEKEEDFYRILLEKWKAYLYKLRSGRHLTEILGFEIQTEEDLKNHMEEFKIYMRGHNLFDIFYGPYKAEEQELLKRYIDLAPREDFRDILDAVDHFIYFDSRKKQ, encoded by the coding sequence ATGCAGATCAGCAGCCTACACATAAAGAATTTTAAATACATACGGGACATGGAAATCCGTGACATCGAAAACGCCCTGATCCTGGTGGGGAAAAACAATACAGGAAAAACCTCCGTGCTGGATGCTGTGCGTGCGGTGAACGGTTCTTACCAGGTGCGAGAAAGTGACTTCAATGAAAAAAAGCAGCGGATCGAGATCTCCATGACCTTGTCCATCTCCAGGGAAGACCTGCAGATGCTGCACCACCATGGGCGTGTGAGTGTCTACCGAAGATATACCGCCTGGTATGAGGATTTCTGCAAAAAGCTGCCCTCCTACCAGAACGGAAGCCTGACCTTTACCTACACCGTCAATGTACTTGGGCAGGAACGATTGAGCGATGGTCACGAAAAGCACAACAAGTATATCCGGCAGGTGCTTCCGCAGATTTACTACATCGGAACGGACAGACGGCTGGAACATCTTCAGAAGGACCTGCTGGCCTTTGAGGAGGATGAACAGTTAAAGAGAATGCGCTCCGACGTCTGCCTGTTTGAGAGCAGCAAGCACTGCAGCCGCTGCTTCCAGTGCATCGGCCTGATCGATCAGAAACGCCCTGAAGAGCTGACTGCCTTTGAGACCGCTAAACTGCTGGAATACAAGCTCTGCCAGATGAACTTGACAGATTTTGCCAGACAAGTTAATGCCAGCTTCCACCGAAACGGCGGTTTTGATGAGATCCGCTATACCATGCGCTGCAACATTGACGAAATGTGTTCCGTAACCGCAGAAGCTTACAACACCAAACGCCGTACCGCAACCCCGGTGGAACACATGGGAGAAGGCATGCGCAGTATCTATATGCTCTCTCTTCTGGAGGCCTACACCCAGGACAACAACCGGATCCCCAGCGTCATTCTGGTCAAAGACCCTGAGACCTTCCTCCATCCGGAGCTGCAGAAAAAGGCCGGAGAAATTCTGTACCGGCTGTCCAAAAAGAATCAGATTTTGTTTTCCACCCATTCCCCGGATATGATCTTCAATTTCAGCAGCCACCAGATACGGCAGGTAGTTCTGGATGAGCAATACTATACCATTTTACGGGAACGGACAGATATGAACCGTATTTTAGACGATCTGGGCTTCAACGCCAGTGACCTTTTGAATGTAAGCTTTGTCTTTATTGTGGAGGGTAAGCAGGATAAGAGCCGCCTTCCTCTGCTCCTGAGGAAATACTACTCGGAAATCACAGCTCCGGACGGCAGCCTTTTCCGGATCGCCATTATCACCACCAACAGCTGCACCAACATCAAAACTTACGCCAATTTAAAGTACATGAACCAGATCTACCTGCGTGACCAGTTTTTGATGATCCGGGACGGGGACGGCAAAAGCAGAAGCGAACTGGCTTCACAGCTCTGCCGCTACTATGAGGCAAGGAATTTGGAAGATGTGGACCATCTCCCCAGAGTTGCCCCGAAAAATGTGCTGATCCTGAAATACTATTCCTTTGAAAACTATTTTCTCAACCCTTCTGTTATGGTACAGATTGGGGTATTGGAAAAAGAAGAGGATTTCTACAGGATCCTCCTGGAAAAGTGGAAGGCATATCTCTATAAACTCAGGAGCGGACGCCATCTGACAGAGATTCTGGGTTTTGAAATCCAGACCGAGGAAGACCTCAAAAACCATATGGAAGAATTTAAGATTTATATGCGGGGCCACAATCTGTTTGATATCTTCTACGGTCCCTATAAAGCAGAGGAGCAGGAACTTCTAAAGCGTTATATCGACCTGGCTCCCAGGGAGGATTTCAGAGATATCCTGGACGCGGTTGACCATTTCATCTATTTTGACAGCAGAAAAAAACAGTAA